In Fusarium oxysporum f. sp. lycopersici 4287 chromosome 6, whole genome shotgun sequence, a single window of DNA contains:
- a CDS encoding calcium/proton exchanger → MNRQSVTSPLLGASASAPTNNYCSGAKRSLAHCWHIAKVTLLSNYVNFLLVMVPLGIIAGKMGWGSTAVFTLNFFAIIPLAAILSFATEEVSMKLGDTLGGLLNATFGNAVELIVSIAALKRNEIALVQASMLGSILSNLLLVMGMCFLLGGVMHRGESGKGYEQTFSPATAQTTCSLMTLASASLILPATLYAVLDQRSSNEKAQSILTLSHGTAIILLSLYVLYLVFQVRTHSNLFDPENQNEGSGEVEDVEPTLGPIAAIAVLAVTTLLIAFCADYLVDSIDDFVKASGISRAFVGLILIPIVGNAAEHVTAVVVATRDKMDLAMGVAIGSSIQIALLVTPFLVIVGWIAGYEMTLHFETFQTVVFAMSVLFVTCTVQDAKCNYLEGAMLTGLYIIIGLAFYSLPSSDGI, encoded by the exons ATGAACAGGCAATCCGTTACCAGCCCCCTTCTTGGGGCTTCTGCATCGGCCCCCACTAACAATTATTGTAGCGGCGCCAAAAGAAGTCTGGCCCACTGCTGGCATATTGCCAAGGTCACTCTTCTAAGCA ACTATGTCAACTTCCTCTTAGTCATGGTGCCTCTCGGTATCATCGCTGGCAAGATGGGCTGGGGCTCAACGGCGGTTTTCACTCTCAACTTCTTTGCTATCATCCCACTCGCCGCTATTCTATCGTTTGCGACCGAGGAGGTCTCAATGAAACTTGGTGATACCCTCGGTGGACTCCTGAATGCTACCTTTGGAAATGCGGTGGAATTAATT GTCAGCATTGCTGCTCTCAAGCGAAACGAAATCGCGCTTGTGCAGGCCTCAATGCTCGGTAGCATTCTTTCCAACCTTCTCTTGGTCATGGGAATGTGCTTCTTGCTTGGCGGTGTAATGCATCGAGGCGAGTCGGGAAAGGGATACGAGCAGACATTTTCTCCGGCTACTGCCCAGACGACTTGCTCTCTCATGACTTTGGCTTCCGCCTCGCTCATCCTCCCGGCAACT CTCTACGCCGTCCTTGACCAGCGTAGTTCTAACGAGAAGGCCCAGAGTATCCTCACACTGTCTCACGGTACTgccatcattcttctctcGCTCTACGTCTTGTACCTCGTTTTCCAGGTTCGAACGCACAGCAACCTTTTCGATCCCGAGAACCAAAACGAAGGCAGCGGGGAGGTTGAAGACGTGGAACCCACTCTTGGTCCCATTGCTGCTATCGCCGTCTTGGCTGTCACCACCCTCCTTATTGCTTTCTGTGCCGATTACCTCGTTGACAGTATCGATGATTTCGTCAAGGCTTCCGGTATTAGCCGAGCTTTCGTTGGTCTCATCTTGATTCCTATCGTCGGCAATGCTGCGGAGCACGTCACTGCTGTTGTTGTCGCCACCAGGGACAAGATGGATCTTGCCATGGGAGTTGCCATCGGTTCTTCTATCCAGATTGCCCTTCTGGTTACTCCCTTCCTGGTCATTGTTGGCTGGATCGCTGGTTATGAAATGACGCTTCATTTCGAAACTT TTCAGACTGTTGTCTTCGCAATGTCTGTCCTCTTCGTTACATGTACCGTTCAAGATGCCAAGTGCAACTACCTCGAAGGCGCTATGCTCACCGGCCTCTACATTATCATCGGCTTGGCATTCTATTCTCTTCCATCGTCTGACGGGATCTGA